The Chryseobacterium nakagawai genome has a segment encoding these proteins:
- a CDS encoding helix-turn-helix domain-containing protein, with product MLYKQIHIGECIEEKVKQENIEMDRLMRFLDVSEEEILKMYKEPEITTYMLLKWSKVLEYDFFRIYSQHLILYAPPKCRDSEHKIKHSSLLPVFRKNIYTKEIIEFMIEMVNDGKKTRAQIIEEYKIPKTTLYKWLEKYNKQTLMPEQKDENFN from the coding sequence ATGCTATATAAACAAATACATATTGGCGAATGCATAGAGGAGAAAGTAAAACAGGAGAATATTGAGATGGATCGCCTTATGCGTTTCCTTGATGTCTCAGAAGAAGAAATATTAAAAATGTACAAAGAACCAGAAATTACCACCTATATGCTGCTGAAATGGTCAAAAGTTCTTGAATATGATTTCTTCAGAATTTATTCTCAACATTTAATTCTCTATGCGCCACCTAAATGCCGTGATTCTGAACATAAAATAAAGCATTCATCTTTGCTTCCCGTATTCAGGAAAAATATATATACTAAAGAGATTATAGAATTTATGATTGAAATGGTCAATGATGGTAAAAAAACAAGAGCTCAGATAATAGAAGAGTATAAAATCCCTAAAACAACACTTTATAAATGGCTTGAGAAATATAATAAACAAACACTAATGCCAGAACAAAAGGATGAAAATTTTAATTGA